In Agromyces sp. SYSU T00194, a genomic segment contains:
- the murA gene encoding UDP-N-acetylglucosamine 1-carboxyvinyltransferase, translating into MNTLVDDAKQHGTAVGLTGDRIEIDGGKPLRGRIELKGAKNLVTKAMVAAILGDTPSLLRNVPDISDVRIVRGLLEVHGVRVREAEDGDGLLLDPADVESAHFADIDAHAGSSRIPILFCGPLLHRLGEAFIPDLGGCRIGDRPIDYHLEVLRNFGALVEKLPSGIRMSAPDGLRGAKVSLPYPSVGATEQVLLTAVRADGITELSGAAIEPEIMDLINILQKMGAIISVDTDRVIRIEGVERLDGYTHRALFDRNEAASWAAAALATDGDIVVGGAHQSEMLTFLNVFRKVGGAFEIQDDAIRFYHPGGELKPAIIETDVHPGFMTDWQQPLVVALTKANGVSIVHETVYEQRFGFVDALVEMGASIEVHKECLGGLRCRFGQRNFKHSAVISGPSHLRGADIEVPDLRGGFSHLIAALSAEGRSTVSNVGIISRGYEDFIGKLRQLGADFRLLA; encoded by the coding sequence GTGAACACACTCGTGGACGACGCGAAGCAGCATGGCACGGCCGTCGGGCTCACCGGCGACCGGATCGAGATCGACGGGGGCAAGCCGCTCCGCGGGCGCATCGAGCTGAAGGGCGCCAAGAACCTCGTCACCAAGGCGATGGTCGCGGCCATCCTCGGCGACACGCCGAGCCTGCTGCGGAACGTGCCCGACATCTCCGACGTGCGCATCGTGCGCGGCCTCCTCGAGGTCCACGGCGTGCGCGTGCGCGAGGCGGAGGACGGCGACGGGCTGCTGCTCGACCCGGCCGACGTCGAGTCGGCGCACTTCGCCGACATCGACGCGCACGCCGGCTCCAGCCGCATCCCGATCCTCTTCTGCGGACCGCTGCTGCACCGCCTCGGCGAGGCGTTCATCCCCGACCTCGGCGGCTGCCGCATCGGCGACCGTCCGATCGACTACCACCTCGAGGTGCTGCGCAACTTCGGTGCGCTCGTCGAGAAGCTCCCGAGCGGCATCCGCATGTCGGCGCCCGACGGGCTGCGCGGCGCCAAGGTGTCGCTGCCGTACCCGAGCGTGGGCGCGACCGAGCAGGTGCTACTGACGGCCGTGCGCGCAGACGGCATCACCGAGCTCTCCGGTGCGGCGATCGAGCCCGAGATCATGGATCTCATCAACATCCTCCAGAAGATGGGCGCGATCATCTCGGTCGACACCGACCGGGTCATCCGCATCGAGGGGGTCGAGCGGCTCGACGGGTACACCCACCGCGCCCTCTTCGACCGCAACGAGGCGGCGAGCTGGGCCGCGGCCGCGCTCGCGACCGACGGCGACATCGTCGTCGGCGGCGCCCACCAGTCGGAGATGCTCACGTTCCTCAACGTCTTCCGCAAGGTCGGCGGCGCATTCGAGATCCAGGACGACGCGATCCGGTTCTACCACCCCGGCGGCGAGCTGAAGCCGGCGATCATCGAGACCGACGTGCACCCGGGCTTCATGACCGACTGGCAGCAGCCGCTGGTGGTCGCCCTGACGAAGGCCAACGGCGTCTCGATCGTGCACGAGACCGTCTACGAGCAGCGTTTCGGCTTCGTCGACGCGCTCGTCGAGATGGGCGCGTCCATCGAGGTGCACAAGGAGTGCCTCGGCGGCCTGCGCTGCCGCTTCGGCCAGCGCAACTTCAAGCACTCGGCGGTCATCTCCGGCCCCTCGCACCTGCGCGGCGCCGACATCGAGGTGCCCGACCTGCGCGGCGGGTTCAGCCACCTCATCGCCGCGCTGAGCGCCGAGGGCCGGTCGACGGTCAGCAACGTGGGCATCATCTCCCGCGGGTACGAGGACTTCATCGGCAAGCTGCGCCAGCTCGGCGCGGACTTCCGCCTGCTCGCCTAG
- the leuD gene encoding 3-isopropylmalate dehydratase small subunit encodes MEKFDTVIGVGVPLRRSNVDTDQIIPAVYLKRVTKTGFHDALFAEWRKDPEFVLHHPHYKEGSVLVAGPDFGTGSSREHAVWALRDYGFKVVISSRFGDIFRGNSGKQGLLAAQVAYEDIERIWEAIEAEPGIPVTVDLVARTVSVADLTVPFDIDDYTRWRLLEGLDDISLTLRDEGAIARFEETRPAWKPKTLPAREPAGSGTP; translated from the coding sequence ATGGAGAAGTTCGACACCGTGATCGGCGTCGGCGTCCCGCTGCGGCGCTCCAACGTCGACACCGACCAGATCATCCCCGCCGTGTACCTGAAGCGGGTCACGAAGACCGGCTTCCACGACGCGCTCTTCGCCGAGTGGCGCAAGGACCCCGAGTTCGTGCTGCACCACCCGCACTACAAGGAGGGCAGCGTGCTGGTCGCCGGGCCCGACTTCGGCACCGGCTCCAGTCGCGAGCACGCCGTCTGGGCGCTGCGCGACTACGGGTTCAAGGTGGTCATCTCGTCGCGGTTCGGCGACATCTTCCGCGGCAACTCGGGCAAGCAGGGGCTGCTCGCCGCGCAGGTCGCGTACGAGGACATCGAGCGCATCTGGGAGGCCATCGAGGCCGAGCCGGGAATACCGGTGACGGTCGACCTCGTTGCCCGTACGGTGAGCGTCGCCGACCTCACCGTGCCCTTCGACATCGACGACTACACTCGGTGGCGACTGCTCGAGGGGCTCGACGACATCTCGTTGACCCTTCGGGACGAGGGGGCCATCGCCCGGTTCGAGGAGACTCGGCCGGCATGGAAGCCGAAGACGCTCCCAGCTCGGGAGCCGGCAGGATCAGGAACACCGTGA
- the leuC gene encoding 3-isopropylmalate dehydratase large subunit, whose protein sequence is MTAAPPTESRPRTLAEKVWAAHLVQQGEGDSPDLIYIDLHLVHEVTSPQAFDGLRMAGRPVRRPDLTIATEDHNTPTLAIDKPIADLTSRTQIETLRTNAKEFGIRLHSLGDVEQGIVHVVGPQLGLTMPGITVVCGDSHTSTHGAFGAMAFGIGTSEVEHVLATQTLPLKPFKTMAINVEGTLRPGVTAKDIILAVIAKIGTGGGQGYVLEYRGSAIRALSMDGRMTICNMSIEAGARAGMVAPDETTFAYLEGRAHAPRGEDWDAAVEYWKTLPTDEGARFDAEVFIDADALEPFVTWGTNPGQGVSLSDRVPDPASIADQHDRAAAERALQYMDLEAGTPLKDIAVDAVFMGSCTNSRIEDLRAFASIIQGRTKADGVRVMVVPGSARVRLEAEAEGLDKVFTDFGAEWRFAGCSMCLGMNPDQLAPGERCASTSNRNFEGRQGKGGRTHLVSPLVAAATAVRGTLSSPWDLEQEGA, encoded by the coding sequence ATGACAGCAGCACCCCCCACCGAGTCGCGCCCGCGCACCCTGGCCGAGAAGGTCTGGGCCGCGCACCTGGTGCAGCAGGGCGAGGGCGACTCGCCCGACCTGATCTACATCGACCTGCACCTGGTGCACGAGGTCACCAGCCCGCAGGCCTTCGACGGGCTCCGCATGGCCGGCCGCCCCGTGCGCCGGCCCGACCTCACGATCGCGACCGAGGACCACAACACCCCGACGCTCGCGATCGACAAGCCCATCGCCGACCTCACGAGCCGCACCCAGATCGAGACCCTGCGCACGAACGCGAAGGAGTTCGGCATCCGCCTGCATTCGCTCGGCGACGTCGAGCAGGGCATCGTGCACGTCGTGGGTCCGCAGCTCGGCCTCACCATGCCGGGCATCACCGTCGTCTGCGGCGACTCGCACACCTCGACCCACGGCGCGTTCGGCGCCATGGCGTTCGGCATCGGCACGAGCGAGGTCGAGCACGTGCTGGCGACCCAGACCCTGCCGCTCAAGCCGTTCAAGACGATGGCGATCAACGTCGAGGGCACGCTGCGACCGGGCGTGACCGCCAAGGACATCATCCTCGCCGTCATCGCGAAGATCGGCACCGGCGGCGGCCAGGGCTACGTGCTCGAGTACCGCGGCAGTGCCATCCGCGCACTGTCGATGGACGGCCGCATGACGATCTGCAACATGTCGATCGAGGCCGGTGCGCGCGCCGGCATGGTCGCCCCCGACGAGACGACGTTCGCCTACCTCGAAGGTCGCGCCCACGCCCCGCGGGGCGAGGACTGGGACGCGGCGGTCGAGTACTGGAAGACCCTGCCGACCGACGAGGGCGCCCGGTTCGACGCCGAGGTGTTCATCGACGCGGACGCGCTCGAGCCGTTCGTCACCTGGGGCACCAACCCGGGCCAGGGCGTGTCGCTCAGCGATCGCGTGCCCGACCCGGCGTCGATCGCCGACCAGCACGACCGCGCCGCGGCCGAGCGCGCCCTGCAGTACATGGACCTCGAGGCGGGCACGCCGCTGAAGGACATCGCGGTCGACGCGGTGTTCATGGGCTCGTGCACGAACAGCCGCATCGAGGACCTGCGCGCCTTCGCGTCGATCATCCAGGGCCGAACGAAGGCCGACGGCGTGCGCGTCATGGTCGTGCCCGGCTCCGCCCGCGTGCGGCTCGAGGCCGAGGCCGAGGGGCTCGACAAGGTCTTCACCGACTTCGGCGCGGAGTGGCGCTTCGCGGGGTGCTCGATGTGCCTCGGCATGAACCCCGACCAGCTCGCGCCGGGGGAGCGCTGCGCGTCCACCTCCAACCGCAACTTCGAGGGCCGGCAGGGCAAGGGCGGGCGCACCCACCTCGTCTCGCCGCTCGTCGCGGCCGCCACGGCGGTGCGCGGCACGCTCTCGAGCCCGTGGGACCTCGAGCAGGAAGGGGCCTAG